The sequence TAGAAGTAATAAAAGAGTTTCTGGATGCAATTGGGGCAGACTATACAGAAGTGGATGGAGAAATACATTTGGCTCCAGAGGTTTTTTATGAAGTTTGGAAGTATATAGGGCAACCCGACATTAAAACGTATGTGATAGAAGACGAAGTTGTTGAACCAGGTTCATACGATCCTCCAGAGATGAAATACACTGATGTTAGGAGGATTAAAATCAAGAAAGCATATTTTGAGACACTTGAAGGAGTTAAAGTTGTTACTGATTACAATGAATTCCAGAAGATATTAAAGGAGAAGAAGGAAGAACTTTAGTTCTTTTAACTTTTTTTCTAGTTTAACTTATCATTATCTTAAGCATTAAAACGCCCATACAGATCGTCCGCTTTATTTTAAAAATAGTGGCACTGATGCCTATTATTGTGGCTGTTAAAAGGACCATTAATCCAAGTAGTCCGTCGAAGTAAAGAGATGCGGCTATTATAAAAAGTAGCACCCCCCAATTTAGTGTTGTGTAGTTGATTTTTGATGTTGCTATTCCAAGCATCTTTGAGAGCCTTACACCGTAGAGATTGGCAATATTGCTGGTTATTATAGTTACAAGCAACAAGATTAATAGCTCTTCAGAGCTTAGAGGGTGGTAAATGTCTTTAATTAAAACTAAGATACCGTTTCTGGTTTTTCCAGTTGCGTAAAAATTTATGAGACTGAAAATGAAATTTGATGTGTTGACTGAGAATGCTATTGTTAAAAATGTACGTTCATCTTTTGAGAGAAAACTCCCTAAGAGCGCAGCTTGAGATGACGTAAAGGTTGGTAAAAGCGAAGCTAACATTCCAAAAAATGTCCCAATAAATGAGAATTTTAAAAACTTCTTTTTTGGCATCTGAATTTTTGAGTCCCCTATCTCAATCTTTTGGCTATTATTCAGGGAAAATAATATTGCAGGAACTCCAAATAGTCCAACAAAAACATGAAAATATGGCTCTCTAAGAGGGAGCCTATCAACAACAAGCCCAAATATTCCAGAAAGGATAAAAATTAGGAGGGCATATATCCGTTTCACACCTTTTTCTGTGATTATGAGAAAGAAGGCTAGTAAAAACACAGCAACCTTCCCAAGAAAAGTTGTGTAATGTTTTGCCAATAAAACGTAAGGGAATGCTAGAAGAACAGAGAATATTGCAGCTAAAAGACTCGCTTTTAAAGATATGTTTATAACTTCAAGACCTCGGCCTTGAAGAGCAAGTTTGTGGGCTGGAAGGACACTTATTGCTGTCTCTTCTTCTGGAATGCCAAAGAATGTTGCTGGAAACGCATCCAAGAACGTG comes from Thermococcus litoralis DSM 5473 and encodes:
- a CDS encoding DUF5748 family protein → MNLEVIKEFLDAIGADYTEVDGEIHLAPEVFYEVWKYIGQPDIKTYVIEDEVVEPGSYDPPEMKYTDVRRIKIKKAYFETLEGVKVVTDYNEFQKILKEKKEEL
- a CDS encoding tripartite tricarboxylate transporter permease yields the protein MLRWAMLGILFGTITGITPALHVNTLASIVGSFLTSPGGFSYVVLLYSMGLTHTFLDAFPATFFGIPEEETAISVLPAHKLALQGRGLEVINISLKASLLAAIFSVLLAFPYVLLAKHYTTFLGKVAVFLLAFFLIITEKGVKRIYALLIFILSGIFGLVVDRLPLREPYFHVFVGLFGVPAILFSLNNSQKIEIGDSKIQMPKKKFLKFSFIGTFFGMLASLLPTFTSSQAALLGSFLSKDERTFLTIAFSVNTSNFIFSLINFYATGKTRNGILVLIKDIYHPLSSEELLILLLVTIITSNIANLYGVRLSKMLGIATSKINYTTLNWGVLLFIIAASLYFDGLLGLMVLLTATIIGISATIFKIKRTICMGVLMLKIMIS